A stretch of the Halomonas sp. BDJS001 genome encodes the following:
- the dsbD gene encoding protein-disulfide reductase DsbD, whose protein sequence is MLSLKRLSLFTLLIFFLGLLPLSANAQWFPSSSNQDDFLPVMEAFQPTTWHDGDTLYIGMDIADKYYLYRHQFAVVSQTEVVSLGDPIIPKGIFTNDEFMGDVYVFRDQVVFEVPLEAPYSGPLNIELTFQGCADAGLCYPPERTQLQASETEPPNQFANWQAGDNTASETATPQRDFSGPQSEDSRFSAAISDASLPLALGLFFIAGLGLTFTPCVLPMIPILSSIVVGQNPTRPRAFALSLSYVLGMALTYALVGVLMGLFGAGLNLQAHLQSAPVLITFAVLFTLFALAMFGAFNLNLSPRLANRIDAWQARAQRSGPAGLALAGALSVLVVSPCVTAPLAGALVFISSTGDAAMGGAVLFALGMGMGVPLLLVGTFGATLLPRSGAWMNGVKIAFGLLLLGVAIWMIERLVAAPIALLLWAALAIGTALALEALSFNQPQGWPRARQTLGLMLLAWGIVLVIGAAQGGSNPLRPLAAASSTSGNKVATLEFTQVSSLTELEAAISQAEEANQPAFVHFTADWCISCKLLERDVYPDPRVSEALNGYTLIAADVTHTDPQSRELLNQFDLFGPPSLLFFSQGEEIRAARIQGEVTADQLYEHLESVNRWVVNG, encoded by the coding sequence GTGTTATCTCTTAAACGCCTGAGCCTGTTTACATTATTGATTTTCTTTCTTGGCTTGCTACCGCTAAGTGCAAACGCCCAATGGTTTCCATCGTCTAGCAACCAAGACGACTTTTTACCGGTTATGGAAGCCTTTCAGCCGACTACTTGGCACGATGGCGATACGCTCTATATCGGCATGGATATCGCAGATAAGTACTACCTATATCGCCACCAGTTCGCAGTAGTCAGCCAAACGGAGGTTGTCAGTCTCGGCGACCCCATTATCCCCAAAGGCATCTTTACCAACGATGAGTTTATGGGCGATGTGTATGTGTTCCGCGATCAGGTAGTGTTTGAAGTACCGCTGGAAGCTCCCTACTCAGGCCCTTTAAATATTGAGTTAACCTTCCAAGGCTGCGCAGACGCGGGTTTATGCTACCCACCGGAGCGCACGCAGCTTCAGGCAAGCGAAACGGAGCCGCCCAATCAATTTGCAAACTGGCAAGCAGGTGATAACACCGCAAGTGAAACGGCCACCCCACAGCGTGACTTCTCGGGGCCTCAAAGCGAGGACAGCCGCTTTAGCGCTGCGATCAGCGACGCCAGTCTTCCGCTAGCGCTAGGGCTGTTTTTTATTGCTGGCCTGGGCCTCACCTTTACCCCCTGCGTGCTGCCGATGATTCCGATTTTGTCATCGATCGTCGTCGGCCAGAACCCCACACGCCCCCGCGCCTTTGCCCTATCGTTAAGCTATGTACTCGGTATGGCGCTGACCTACGCCCTGGTTGGGGTATTAATGGGGCTGTTTGGCGCCGGGCTTAATCTTCAGGCGCACCTGCAGTCAGCCCCGGTATTAATCACCTTTGCCGTGCTCTTTACGCTCTTTGCCCTGGCCATGTTCGGTGCCTTTAACCTTAACCTGTCGCCCCGCTTAGCCAACCGTATCGACGCTTGGCAGGCCCGGGCACAGCGCAGTGGCCCGGCGGGTTTAGCCCTGGCAGGCGCCCTCTCGGTGCTGGTGGTATCGCCCTGTGTAACGGCGCCTTTGGCCGGAGCGCTGGTGTTTATCTCCTCAACAGGGGATGCTGCGATGGGCGGCGCGGTGCTGTTTGCGCTGGGCATGGGCATGGGCGTACCGCTTCTTTTGGTAGGCACCTTTGGCGCCACCCTGCTGCCCCGCTCCGGTGCTTGGATGAATGGCGTCAAAATCGCTTTTGGGCTGCTGCTACTAGGCGTCGCCATCTGGATGATTGAGCGTTTAGTAGCCGCACCTATTGCGCTGCTGCTTTGGGCAGCCCTGGCTATCGGCACGGCGCTGGCGCTTGAGGCGCTGAGTTTCAACCAGCCCCAGGGGTGGCCGCGGGCACGCCAAACCCTGGGGCTTATGCTGCTAGCGTGGGGGATCGTGCTGGTGATTGGCGCCGCTCAAGGCGGCAGCAACCCCTTACGCCCCCTTGCGGCAGCCTCCAGCACTAGCGGAAATAAGGTAGCAACACTCGAATTCACTCAGGTAAGCAGCCTAACCGAGCTTGAAGCGGCCATCAGCCAAGCGGAAGAGGCTAACCAGCCTGCCTTTGTCCACTTTACCGCCGACTGGTGCATTTCATGCAAGTTATTGGAACGGGATGTTTATCCCGACCCACGAGTTTCTGAGGCGCTCAACGGCTACACCCTGATCGCTGCCGATGTCACTCATACAGATCCCCAAAGCCGTGAATTGCTGAATCAATTCGATCTTTTCGGCCCCCCAAGCCTGCTCTTTTTCAGCCAGGGTGAGGAGATTCGTGCTGCGCGTATCCAAGGCGAAGTGACAGCCGACCAGCTCTACGAACATCTTGAGTCCGTCAATCGCTGGGTAGTGAACGGCTGA
- a CDS encoding SDR family NAD(P)-dependent oxidoreductase, whose protein sequence is MKNAEKLNGTVALITGASSGIGQATAIRLADLGASVALVARRQDRLESLADRITATGGTALVIAADITDNHEAERVVDQVIEHFGRLDTLVNAAGLMLNGPSVESPLEEWDRMVDVNLRGLMYLTKQALPHLLQAVTSSPRAVADVVNISSVAGRIAAPQVAIYNATKFAVTAATEAWRQEFTKQSLRFSVIEPGATATELFEQKDGQWEGFTSMFGEVERLHAEDIAEAAAFIVTNPRRVAINEIVVRPTDQP, encoded by the coding sequence ATGAAAAACGCCGAGAAGCTCAACGGAACCGTAGCCCTCATCACCGGTGCTTCCAGCGGTATCGGGCAGGCGACGGCCATTCGACTGGCCGACCTGGGAGCCAGCGTTGCGCTGGTGGCCAGACGCCAGGATAGGCTCGAGTCGCTTGCCGACAGGATCACCGCCACTGGCGGCACCGCGTTGGTGATTGCTGCAGACATCACAGACAACCACGAAGCAGAGCGTGTGGTTGATCAGGTAATCGAACACTTCGGTCGTCTGGATACCTTGGTCAACGCGGCGGGGCTGATGCTCAATGGCCCCTCCGTGGAATCGCCGCTTGAAGAGTGGGATCGCATGGTGGACGTCAACCTGCGGGGGTTGATGTACCTCACCAAACAGGCCCTGCCGCATCTTCTGCAGGCTGTGACATCCAGTCCACGCGCTGTGGCAGATGTCGTCAATATCTCCTCGGTTGCCGGGCGCATCGCCGCTCCCCAAGTGGCCATCTACAACGCCACCAAGTTTGCCGTCACGGCCGCCACTGAAGCCTGGCGTCAGGAGTTCACCAAGCAATCGCTACGCTTTTCGGTGATCGAACCCGGTGCGACCGCAACCGAGCTCTTCGAGCAGAAAGATGGACAGTGGGAAGGTTTCACCAGCATGTTCGGCGAGGTGGAGCGCCTGCATGCGGAAGATATCGCCGAGGCCGCTGCCTTCATCGTGACCAACCCCCGGCGAGTGGCGATCAACGAGATCGTCGTCAGGCCCACGGATCAACCTTGA
- the accC gene encoding acetyl-CoA carboxylase biotin carboxylase subunit: MLDKVLIANRGEIALRILRACKELGIKTVAVHSKADRELMHVRLADEAVCIGPASSAQSYLNIPALISAAEVTDSSAIHPGYGFLSENANFAEQVERSGFTFIGPRAETIRLMGDKVSAIQSMKEAGVPTVPGSDGPLGEDDSTNLATAQRIGYPVIIKAASGGGGRGMRVVHTEGHLLSAITVTRTEAHAAFGDGTVYMEKYLEKPRHVEVQVLADGQGNAIHLYDRDCSLQRRHQKVLEEAPAPGLDPEARAQVLEACRQACIKINYRGAGTFEFLYEDGEYFFIEMNTRVQVEHPVTEMVTGVDIVKEQLRIASGLPLSIRQEDVQLNGHAFECRINAEDSRTFMPSPGKVTLFHAPGGLGVRMDSHLYTGYTVPPHYDSLIGKLITWGVDREIALTRMRNALDELLVEGIKTNIDLQKDLVRDSYFRQGGVNIHYLEKKLGS; encoded by the coding sequence ATGCTGGACAAGGTACTTATCGCCAACCGCGGCGAGATTGCCCTCCGTATCCTGCGGGCCTGTAAAGAACTGGGCATTAAAACCGTAGCGGTGCACTCCAAAGCTGATCGTGAACTCATGCACGTTCGCTTGGCGGATGAAGCCGTGTGTATTGGCCCGGCTTCGTCAGCGCAGTCTTACTTAAATATTCCGGCCCTGATCAGTGCGGCCGAAGTCACTGACTCCTCTGCCATACACCCGGGCTATGGCTTTTTGTCTGAAAACGCCAACTTTGCCGAACAGGTTGAGCGTTCAGGCTTTACCTTTATTGGCCCCCGCGCTGAGACCATTCGCCTGATGGGCGATAAAGTCAGTGCCATCCAGTCAATGAAGGAAGCGGGCGTTCCCACTGTGCCAGGCTCCGACGGCCCACTGGGTGAGGACGACTCCACCAACTTAGCCACTGCACAGCGCATCGGTTACCCGGTCATCATTAAGGCGGCTTCTGGCGGCGGTGGCCGCGGTATGCGCGTGGTACACACTGAAGGCCATCTGCTGTCGGCGATTACCGTTACCCGCACTGAAGCCCACGCTGCCTTTGGTGATGGCACGGTCTACATGGAAAAATACCTTGAGAAGCCGCGCCACGTCGAAGTACAGGTGCTCGCCGACGGCCAGGGTAACGCCATCCACCTTTATGACCGCGACTGTTCGCTTCAACGTCGTCATCAGAAAGTACTCGAAGAAGCCCCAGCGCCAGGCCTGGATCCTGAAGCCCGCGCTCAAGTGCTTGAAGCATGTCGCCAGGCGTGTATCAAGATCAACTACCGTGGCGCCGGTACCTTTGAGTTCTTGTATGAAGACGGCGAGTACTTCTTTATCGAGATGAATACTCGCGTTCAGGTCGAGCACCCGGTCACCGAAATGGTCACCGGCGTAGATATCGTCAAAGAGCAGCTGCGTATCGCTTCCGGCCTGCCACTGTCCATTCGTCAGGAAGATGTTCAGCTCAACGGCCATGCCTTCGAGTGCCGGATTAACGCCGAAGACTCGCGCACGTTTATGCCCTCTCCCGGCAAGGTCACGCTGTTTCACGCTCCCGGTGGTTTAGGCGTCCGTATGGACTCTCATCTCTATACCGGCTACACCGTCCCCCCGCACTATGATTCGCTGATCGGCAAGCTGATCACCTGGGGCGTAGATCGTGAAATAGCCCTGACACGCATGCGCAACGCCCTCGACGAGCTGCTGGTGGAAGGTATTAAAACCAATATCGATCTGCAAAAGGATTTGGTTCGCGACAGCTATTTCCGTCAAGGCGGTGTCAACATTCATTACCTGGAAAAGAAACTCGGCAGCTAG
- the ppa gene encoding inorganic diphosphatase: MNFDNIPAGKDLPNDVYVVIEIPANHDPIKYEIDKDMGALLVDRFMATPMFYPANYGFIPHTLADDGDALDALVVTPHPVQPGSIIRARPVGILNMTDEAGEDAKLICVPHAKLSSLYDDVHEVTDLPELLRQQIAHFFENYKDLEKGKWVKVESWEGADAARKAIEKSVIAYQKA; encoded by the coding sequence ATGAACTTCGATAATATCCCTGCTGGAAAGGATCTCCCTAACGACGTTTACGTGGTGATCGAAATTCCTGCCAACCACGACCCGATCAAATATGAAATTGATAAGGATATGGGCGCGCTACTCGTGGATCGCTTTATGGCCACGCCCATGTTCTACCCCGCCAATTACGGCTTTATCCCCCACACCCTGGCCGACGATGGCGATGCCCTGGACGCCTTGGTGGTAACTCCGCACCCGGTTCAACCTGGCAGCATTATTCGCGCCCGTCCGGTAGGCATTCTGAACATGACCGACGAAGCCGGTGAAGATGCCAAGTTGATCTGCGTACCCCATGCCAAGCTAAGCTCGCTCTATGACGATGTCCACGAAGTGACCGACCTGCCTGAGCTACTGCGCCAGCAAATTGCGCACTTCTTCGAGAACTACAAAGATCTAGAGAAAGGCAAATGGGTAAAAGTCGAGTCCTGGGAAGGTGCTGACGCTGCGCGCAAAGCAATTGAAAAATCCGTAATTGCTTACCAGAAAGCGTAA
- a CDS encoding zinc-dependent alcohol dehydrogenase family protein, with translation MLPADRLSPAPSTLNDVEASTLPCAALTAWTALQNAYPVRPGQTVLSLGTGSVSLFAMAFAKALGAKTYLTTSQDDKRSRLLELGAEDVFNYRTDENWGQSVYAATGGVDKVVNTAGFGSMNQSVQALAFGGDIGLVGLFNFGDVIEPGLFLAKGVSVRGIPVGSRDGLEDMVGFIDKHQIKPVIDRVVPFVDVKQAYQAQSAPNLFGKIVIEIA, from the coding sequence GTGTTGCCGGCGGATCGCCTGAGCCCCGCGCCGAGCACGCTCAACGATGTGGAAGCGTCGACCTTGCCATGCGCTGCGCTAACGGCATGGACGGCATTGCAGAACGCCTACCCAGTGAGACCGGGTCAGACGGTGCTGTCGTTGGGCACCGGTAGCGTATCGCTGTTCGCGATGGCGTTCGCGAAAGCACTGGGGGCGAAGACCTATCTCACGACTAGCCAGGACGACAAGCGTTCGCGATTGCTAGAGCTCGGTGCCGAGGATGTCTTCAACTATCGCACCGACGAGAACTGGGGCCAGTCCGTCTACGCGGCTACCGGCGGCGTGGATAAGGTGGTGAATACCGCCGGCTTCGGCTCGATGAACCAGTCCGTCCAGGCTCTGGCCTTTGGCGGCGACATTGGCTTGGTTGGCCTGTTCAACTTCGGTGACGTGATCGAGCCCGGTTTGTTTCTCGCCAAGGGCGTAAGTGTTCGAGGCATCCCGGTCGGCTCGCGCGACGGCCTGGAGGATATGGTCGGCTTTATAGACAAGCATCAGATCAAGCCGGTGATCGACCGGGTCGTCCCGTTCGTCGACGTGAAGCAGGCCTACCAGGCCCAGAGTGCCCCGAATCTTTTTGGCAAGATCGTCATCGAGATCGCCTAA
- a CDS encoding AraC family transcriptional regulator: MIIELGIDDQARREETAAIRDEMAGQISSFVGNQMERETRLPGLSFCKVTTPQPPTPYLYEPSLAIIIRGKKRVVLGNTTYIYDASRFLLTAVNLPTITEVTDASPERPYLSLLMKIDLQMARQLIADVETLGPKAETQHKAMATGPATVDLMDATSRMVRLLDQPHDMLHLGSLVQREILYRVLTSSAGGRFRDTVMVGTQSQRVAKAVAWLREHYTQPLKIEALAELANMGVSTLHHHFRKLTSMSPLQYQKHLRLYEARRLLIAENIDAATAGIRVGYESISQFNREYRRMFGAPPIRDVAPLRSI, translated from the coding sequence GTGATCATCGAACTCGGGATAGACGACCAGGCACGGCGAGAGGAAACGGCAGCCATCCGTGATGAGATGGCGGGGCAGATTTCAAGCTTTGTCGGCAATCAGATGGAGCGTGAAACCCGTTTGCCGGGCCTGAGTTTTTGCAAGGTGACGACGCCACAGCCCCCAACGCCCTATTTGTATGAGCCAAGCCTCGCCATCATCATTCGCGGAAAGAAGCGCGTCGTACTGGGAAACACGACGTATATCTACGATGCGTCACGGTTTCTGCTGACGGCAGTGAATCTACCTACGATTACCGAAGTCACAGATGCATCGCCCGAGCGGCCCTATCTCTCTTTACTGATGAAGATTGATTTACAGATGGCTCGCCAGTTGATTGCGGATGTCGAGACGCTTGGCCCGAAAGCAGAGACACAGCACAAAGCCATGGCGACCGGCCCCGCGACCGTCGACTTGATGGACGCGACGAGCCGGATGGTCCGGCTACTCGACCAGCCACACGACATGCTCCACTTGGGTAGTCTTGTTCAGCGAGAGATTCTTTATCGGGTACTGACCAGTTCTGCCGGCGGGCGTTTTCGCGACACCGTCATGGTGGGAACACAAAGCCAGCGTGTCGCCAAGGCCGTTGCCTGGTTGCGTGAACACTATACGCAGCCGCTGAAAATCGAAGCCCTGGCGGAATTGGCCAACATGGGAGTGTCTACGCTTCACCATCATTTCCGTAAATTGACCTCAATGAGCCCACTTCAGTACCAGAAACACCTACGTCTTTATGAGGCGAGAAGGCTGCTGATCGCGGAAAATATCGATGCCGCAACGGCGGGTATACGGGTTGGCTACGAGAGCATTAGCCAATTCAACCGGGAATACCGAAGGATGTTCGGTGCCCCACCTATTCGCGACGTCGCGCCATTGCGGTCAATCTGA
- the prmA gene encoding 50S ribosomal protein L11 methyltransferase: protein MPWLQLKAHVAPEQAELLEELLLEEGATAIGLQDAHDDPVFEPERGTTPLWEDTILTGLYDDLEGVESMLERIEAAWSEQMPGEPCPTIEYELLADRDWEREWMDDFTPLRMGQRLWIVPSWHEPPEADAVNLILDPGLAFGTGTHPTTALCLEWLDELAVAGHLAEQKVLDVGCGSGILAIAALKLGASHADATDIDPQALQASRDNAERNAIAESALNLYYPEQLSDGGHYPIVTANILAGPLVELAPMIAGHVAPGGRVALSGILANQADDVYEAYAAQGLIMDEPVIREGWVRLSGLRSR, encoded by the coding sequence ATGCCCTGGCTGCAACTCAAAGCCCACGTCGCTCCCGAACAGGCCGAGCTCCTCGAAGAGCTGCTGCTTGAGGAAGGTGCGACCGCCATTGGCCTTCAGGATGCCCACGATGATCCGGTGTTTGAGCCCGAGCGGGGCACCACCCCGCTGTGGGAAGATACCATCCTCACCGGTCTCTACGATGACCTGGAGGGCGTCGAGAGCATGCTCGAGCGCATTGAGGCTGCCTGGTCGGAGCAGATGCCCGGTGAGCCCTGCCCGACCATTGAGTATGAGCTGCTCGCCGACCGGGACTGGGAGCGGGAGTGGATGGATGACTTCACCCCTTTGCGCATGGGCCAGCGGCTATGGATCGTGCCCAGTTGGCACGAACCACCCGAGGCAGATGCCGTTAACCTGATTCTCGACCCAGGCCTCGCCTTTGGCACCGGTACGCACCCCACCACAGCCCTGTGCCTGGAGTGGCTGGATGAACTCGCCGTAGCCGGCCACTTAGCCGAGCAAAAGGTGTTGGATGTAGGCTGTGGCTCCGGCATTCTGGCTATCGCCGCGCTCAAGCTGGGTGCCAGCCATGCAGATGCCACCGACATTGACCCCCAGGCGTTGCAGGCCAGTCGCGACAATGCCGAACGCAACGCTATTGCCGAGTCGGCGTTAAACCTCTACTACCCTGAGCAGTTAAGCGATGGCGGCCACTACCCTATCGTGACCGCCAATATTTTAGCCGGCCCGTTGGTTGAACTAGCGCCGATGATTGCCGGGCATGTAGCGCCGGGTGGCCGGGTTGCGCTATCGGGGATTTTGGCCAATCAGGCCGATGACGTTTACGAAGCCTATGCAGCGCAGGGCCTTATCATGGATGAGCCTGTCATCCGCGAAGGATGGGTACGGCTTAGTGGCCTACGTTCGCGTTAA
- a CDS encoding aldehyde dehydrogenase family protein: MNIESEIDRVFTLQQAHQWHLRTSTAEQRKDRLRRFREVLVKYETEIRDALTSDLGRPAEEPVTFELAVTLADIDEAIENIDEWMKPVPVQTSAPGGQAYMVYEPRGVVLVFGPWNFPISLLFTPMVPMIAAGNCIIAKPNELTPASSAVAAKIIRETFDEHEVAVFEGGVDVANILLNRPFDHIFLTGSPAVGKIVMTAAAKHLASVTLELGGKCPAILDDSVNLDTAVFEIGMGRMTNNGQTCLCVDYVALPEALRDQFVRALENQWRDNFYDGETFMANRNSRMVNSRNFLRVKGYIDDAVARGARVAFGGNCDAENLTIEPTILLDTPLDALVMQEEIFGPVLPIVTYRDVSEVYSFIRKSGKPLGMNIFSERHEFVEDVLRNTSSGGVSVNGWARNWPESHLPFGGVNTSGIGRYHSVHGFRELSHERAVFEVI; the protein is encoded by the coding sequence ATGAATATTGAATCCGAAATTGACCGTGTTTTCACATTACAGCAAGCCCATCAATGGCATCTAAGGACGTCGACGGCAGAGCAACGAAAGGATCGTCTCCGACGCTTCAGGGAAGTATTGGTCAAATACGAGACTGAAATCCGTGATGCACTTACATCTGATTTGGGACGCCCCGCCGAAGAGCCGGTGACGTTCGAGCTGGCCGTCACCCTGGCGGATATCGATGAAGCCATCGAGAATATTGACGAGTGGATGAAGCCCGTACCTGTCCAGACCTCTGCGCCCGGAGGTCAAGCGTATATGGTCTATGAACCGCGAGGCGTCGTTCTCGTCTTCGGCCCATGGAATTTTCCGATTAGCCTGCTCTTTACCCCAATGGTGCCGATGATAGCCGCAGGCAACTGCATCATCGCCAAACCAAATGAACTCACCCCCGCATCGAGCGCCGTGGCCGCAAAGATCATTCGTGAAACCTTCGACGAGCACGAGGTCGCGGTGTTTGAAGGCGGCGTCGATGTTGCCAACATCCTGCTGAACCGACCTTTCGATCACATTTTCCTTACGGGCAGCCCAGCGGTCGGTAAGATTGTCATGACGGCGGCAGCTAAGCATTTGGCCTCGGTGACATTAGAGCTCGGTGGCAAATGTCCTGCTATTTTGGATGACAGTGTCAATCTCGACACTGCCGTTTTTGAAATCGGCATGGGGCGTATGACGAATAATGGACAGACCTGTCTATGCGTCGACTATGTAGCATTACCCGAAGCGCTACGCGATCAGTTCGTTAGAGCGCTTGAAAACCAATGGCGAGACAATTTTTATGATGGCGAAACGTTCATGGCGAACCGCAATTCCCGCATGGTCAATTCGCGCAATTTCTTGCGCGTCAAGGGGTATATTGATGACGCCGTTGCACGTGGTGCGCGGGTGGCTTTTGGCGGAAACTGCGATGCAGAAAACCTGACGATCGAGCCGACCATACTGCTTGATACGCCGCTTGATGCATTGGTCATGCAGGAGGAGATATTCGGACCTGTTCTTCCAATTGTCACTTATCGCGATGTCTCAGAGGTTTACTCATTCATTCGTAAAAGCGGCAAACCACTGGGTATGAACATTTTTTCAGAGCGGCACGAGTTTGTTGAAGACGTACTCCGCAATACCTCATCCGGGGGCGTATCAGTTAACGGATGGGCGAGAAACTGGCCAGAGAGCCATCTACCGTTTGGTGGGGTCAACACTAGTGGTATAGGTCGTTATCATAGCGTCCATGGATTCCGCGAGCTTTCTCACGAACGTGCAGTGTTTGAAGTAATCTGA
- a CDS encoding LysR family transcriptional regulator, whose protein sequence is MKRADFADLMAFAVIAEERSFTRAGNRLGISSSALSHAIRLLEERLDVKLLNRTTRSVAPTAAGERLLARLRPALKDIGNGLEELADEHAGPSGIVRINTHHSAAALYVVPKLQALRQTYPGITLDITTNEGLVDIVSAGYDAGIRNGEQLAQDMVAVRIGPDYRTVVVATPEYLKTAPAIARPQDLVQHACIAYRMSTSGTLLRWQFQRGSRMFDVAIKPAFITNDMDLLIEATLQGIGVGYLLREQVAAHLASEKLVELLPRWSVRHTGSFLYYPGRRQMRPAMRAVIDLLRYDGRA, encoded by the coding sequence ATGAAACGAGCAGATTTTGCGGATCTGATGGCATTTGCTGTGATCGCCGAGGAACGGAGCTTCACTCGGGCGGGAAATAGGCTGGGCATTTCAAGCTCCGCGCTCAGTCATGCCATTCGCCTGCTGGAGGAGCGCCTTGATGTCAAGTTGCTGAACAGAACCACGCGAAGCGTTGCTCCCACGGCTGCCGGTGAACGCCTCCTCGCACGCCTGCGACCCGCTCTCAAAGACATCGGGAATGGACTCGAAGAACTTGCAGACGAACACGCCGGTCCCAGTGGGATCGTGCGCATCAACACCCACCACAGCGCGGCAGCGCTCTATGTTGTTCCAAAGCTGCAAGCGCTGCGTCAGACCTACCCCGGTATCACCCTGGATATCACGACCAACGAGGGGCTGGTCGATATCGTTTCGGCTGGCTACGATGCAGGCATCCGCAATGGAGAGCAATTAGCCCAGGACATGGTGGCTGTGCGTATCGGCCCCGACTACAGAACAGTCGTCGTCGCCACGCCCGAGTACCTGAAGACAGCACCCGCCATCGCACGTCCCCAGGATCTGGTGCAACACGCCTGTATCGCCTATCGAATGAGCACGTCCGGTACCTTGTTACGATGGCAGTTCCAGCGCGGATCGCGCATGTTCGACGTCGCGATAAAACCTGCCTTCATCACCAACGACATGGATCTTCTGATAGAGGCAACGCTGCAAGGAATTGGCGTGGGCTATTTGCTGCGTGAGCAGGTTGCAGCGCACCTCGCCAGCGAAAAGCTGGTAGAACTCCTGCCGCGATGGTCGGTGCGCCATACCGGCAGTTTTCTGTACTACCCGGGACGTCGCCAGATGCGTCCGGCCATGCGCGCCGTGATCGACCTGCTGCGCTATGATGGGCGAGCCTAG
- the accB gene encoding acetyl-CoA carboxylase biotin carboxyl carrier protein: protein MDIRKVKKLIELLEESNISEIEIQEGEESVRISRHPNGASWQPQPMPQYAQHPGYAPAAPAAGAPASAPASEAEPQGASYQGEAVNSPMVGTFYRSPAPGAKSFVEVGDSVKQGDTICIIEAMKMMNQIEADRDGIVEAILVEDGEPVEFDQAMIVIA, encoded by the coding sequence ATGGATATCCGCAAAGTTAAGAAACTGATTGAGCTGCTCGAAGAGTCCAATATTAGCGAGATTGAAATTCAGGAAGGCGAAGAGTCAGTACGCATCAGCCGCCATCCTAACGGTGCTTCGTGGCAGCCACAGCCGATGCCGCAATATGCGCAGCATCCTGGCTATGCTCCCGCCGCCCCCGCTGCAGGCGCTCCCGCATCAGCGCCTGCTTCTGAAGCAGAGCCTCAGGGCGCAAGCTACCAGGGCGAAGCCGTTAACTCACCCATGGTAGGCACCTTCTACCGCAGCCCAGCGCCGGGCGCCAAATCCTTTGTTGAAGTCGGCGATAGCGTTAAGCAGGGCGACACCATATGCATCATTGAAGCCATGAAAATGATGAACCAGATTGAAGCTGACCGTGACGGTATCGTGGAAGCCATCCTGGTGGAAGATGGCGAGCCGGTAGAATTCGATCAAGCCATGATCGTTATCGCTTAA